The Pararge aegeria chromosome 21, ilParAegt1.1, whole genome shotgun sequence genomic sequence ATTACATGAACGCGTTACCGAATCTATTCGTGATGATCCTAACTACTTCTGGAAGTTTTTTAAACATCGAcgaaaaaatacaacaaattgTATTCCCaatgaaataattcaaaatgatCGTATAGTTAAAGGAGGAAAAGATATTTGCGACGCTTTCGCAAAGCATTTCACTTCAATATACAAAGAATCTTCCGACTCTCAATTAGAAAAGTACTCTGCACCCCTATTAGATAAAATGTTTTCCGGCGCGCCTTTTTGTGATTATCGAGTAACTGAAAAAGAAGTTTTTAAACAGCTTTCTAACTTGGATGCATTTAAAGGACCTGGTCCTGATCTTATTGCTCCAATATTCCGAAAAAGATGCGCGTACCTTTTGGCAAAACCACTAAcgcttatatataataactctTTACAAACGGGTGTAGTCCCCGCGAAATGGAAAATTGCCTACATAACTCCAGTCTTCAAGACCGGCAATCCAAAAGACATTGCAAACTATCGGCCTATATCTATTTTATCTGTATGTGGAAAAGTTTTAGAAAGCttgattcaaaaaaaattgtattttcatattGCTCCTTTCCTGATCCAAATCAGCACGGATTTCGCCCCCGTAAATCTACAGCTTCTAATCTAGTCAGCTATATTTCTGATGTCGCTGAAACCGTTGACTCTGCTGGTGAGGTACACGCAATATACACAGACTTTCGTAAGGCCTTCGATCTGGTCAACCACAGCATcttgctaaaaaaaattgagtgtaTGGGAATCCATGGTTCATTATTGCGTTGGTGTGAGTCTTACTTGATGAATCGGTCACAACTGATTTCTATCAATGGGTTTAAGTCATACGAAAGTAAAACACCGTCGGGCGTTCCTCAAGGTTCACACCTAGGTCCTaccttctttttaatatttttaaacgatttGGCACttaatttgaattcaaaatttaaaatgtttgcagatgatatgaaaatttataaaacaataaatagccAAGCTGATGTAGACATTTTGCAAAATGATATTGATAACGTTTATTCATGGTGCCTTAGAAATGGCATGTTCTTgaatattgaaaaatgttttcatataaAGTTCACCAGGAAAAAACATCGTTCAGTGGTGTCTAtaagattaataatattagccTAAAAGAAGTCACGTTCATAAAGGATCTAGGTGTTATAATAGATTCTGCACTAAGTTTTCGCGAACACGTAGAACACATAACCTCAAAGGCATCTAAGATATCAGGACTAGTTTTcagacaaatgaaaatattcagaGACCCCAGTTTATAAATTCTTGTCTTCAACAGTGTTGTTCGCAGCATTCTTGAATATTGTAGCACGGTATGGAGCCCAGGGTATCAAGTGCATTCAGATAAAATTGAACGCATCCAAAGAAGATTCTTGTATCACTTGTCATACATGGATTTAAATTGTAAGAAATTATACACATACGACTTGCGACTTGagttctataaaatgttttCACTGAAGGAGCGTAGAAAGATTACAGATGTCATTTTTCTTGCAAAATTAATGAAAGGCCTAATTGATGCGCCTGAGTTGCTTGAGCGTTTAAAATTCGTAGTTCCACGTGAAAGTAGCCGCCTCCAAAACCGTAAGACTTTTTGCTTGCCAAAAACCAGAACTAATCTTGGCCAACATAGTCCTATGTATCGAATGCAATTTCTTGCAAATTGCTTTCGTGATAGTATAGATATCTTCAGCGATAACATACCTAGtattaagcttaagttaagaaaaGGGTTATGgcttaggtaatttttttttccacaatatttttttttttttttgttgtattattctaaattagtttttctagctgtttgcagcagccttatgtacccaacggatttgcatgctatgttcgcatcgagaaggcacaattgtatacacatgccaaatgtcctatagtttatattagagtaagcagttgattgtcagttttgcgaactaaataaaaaaaaaaaaaaaaaaaaaaaaaacattgatttcCAATgaacagacagacacacttaCACAATCAACATTGTCAATCACAAATAGCTATCCTGGGGACCTACTATGGTTTCATCTCACcttaaaatatgaaatgttaTCACTTATAAGTAAAGGTACATGTTGAACCGAGAGCCATAAATTAGCAATATTAACTTTGtgtagataaatttatttgtatataactgagcactggctcgCTGGGTCACAACTAgcattaaacaataaaattagtttaacaACAATATTCATGATatcatcaatataataataattcctctTCTGGTATGCAGAGATTTAATTCGAAACACGCTTTTAGTGAACCGACTGGAATAAAAGCAAATACTATATTTTgcttaaatgatttatttttaattataacattatagaCTTTATTTCCCCTTATTTAGCAAtgctttttaatgaatgtgtttgaAAAGTACCTTCAAATCTAATGACACATAgtaaacatagtaaacttattctTAGTAAAAACCggcattaacaattacagagcTCTTAGGAAGGTctttgaaaaatttatattaaatcaactttaaaaatttcactttaatgtaaataacttgcTACATCTATACAAAGCATTTGATTGTGTgaatcataaaaccttgcttctaaCTAGCCcactatggtatcaaaaacgtttcaCTTTCtgatctcagtgacagaacccacagggtatgcataaaagacattaagtcgcagcgGTCGTCTACGTCTGGGGTGTCCCACAGagttcaattttgggtccctttctatttttggtgtttataaatgatctaccacaccatgtcagtgaaaatTGTGACATGAAActttttgcagatgatacatttctaatttttataaatgttggtggtagagataactctgacgatgtaagccgtgctatgtctgtggaaaactaagtgtgtggattttattgtatgtaaagaaagttaataaaaatataattataaatgcagaatcactaaaaatggaagattccacaattttttttggcCTGACTGTAAGCTTCattggggtacccatatagatacactagcaatGAAGAATAACCTGTCCCTACAGAGCTGATTACGACGATCGACCAACTCACTTTAAAATCTATTCCCTAGATAAACTCAGGCAAGTGACTGACCTCTTTGACTCTCTATAAAATTGTTCAGACACTGGTTTCGCTTGATCCGTTCATATTTTCTCTGCTACATTCTtgaataagtttattaataatatcatgTTTTTTTAGGTATGCCCTGATAGATTAATGCTTTCTAAATCTGATCATGTTTCAGAGGGTCAAAGGGTCTTACTTATCAACAAGGACTAGGTTATATTGAATTTGTTGCTTTCACTAGTTATTGTTTTATAGTACGTATATCGTCGATCATTGAATATCCACAACAAAATACAGCTTTTTCCTTATGTTTGTCTTTGTCTAATACCGAGTGTAAAATTTGTGAAAATGTTGTATACCGGTTacacataaaactattaaatattattattattattaatcaatacAATCTAACGATCACTCGACTCGAGGTTTTAAAGTGTATAAGGATTCGTCGGTATTTGCAGACGCTGCGCAGCGGGCGGCGGGCCGGCGCCCGTGTACCAGCTGGCGCCCGCGTACCGGCCCGAGACGGCGTTCCCGCCCGCGGCGGCGGACAGCGGTTCGTGCACGAGTATTATCTTTTGAGTCGTTTTGTTGTCGAGTGCTTTCCCGCGCTGACTTGTGGCTCTTAACGAAATAGTTCGACCCGCAATCGACTCTCGCGACTCGACATGCTCGCAGCGAAGTCGGCTTGCGGCTTCCGACATCGTATCAATTGCGATAACCTATTCTCGGTGCCACCGCGTCCCGCTCGGAGCACAGCACGTTTTGTATCAGCATTATTATCTACAACCGCAATGACAGTATCGACCGGGCACATATTAGGAACGATGGTTCgtcgtgctctccgaagcataGGGGTGCACGTCGGCCGTTTCTTAATGATCTATCGAGTGACTTAAAAAGTATGGTACTTTTGTTTTGTGTATATTTGTCGCTCCGCCGCGGCACATAACGAACCATACGCGTGGCAGGCGCGCGCGCGGACGGCGCGGCGGCGCGCCCGGCGCTGGACGGCGCGCGCCTGGCGCAGTGCACGCTCAACCTGCGCGTGTGGCTGCAGCTCACGCTGCTGGCGCCGCTGGCCCGCGAGCTGCGCGCCGCCGACGCCGCGCTGGCGCGCCTCGCGCTGTGCGAGCCGGGCGCGCTGCTGGCGGGCCGCGTGCCGGCGCCGCGCCTGCGCGCGCTGCTGCGCGAGCCGGCGCTGGCCGGGCTGCGGCCCTACGCGGAGCGCGCGGCCGAGCCGGCGGCGCTGCGGCGCGTGGCGGAGCTGGCGCGCGGCGGCTGCCTCAGCGCCTACCGCTGGGCCGACGACGCCGAGCTGCTGCTGGCGCTGCTGGCCGCCTACCTGGACGCGCAGCTGGCGGGCGCGCGCGCCTTCAGCGACCGCTACCTGGCCGAcgccgccgcgcccgcgcgCCGCCTGGCGCTGCTGCGCGTGCGCGCGCGCCCGCCGCACTTCGCGCTGGCCTGGCGCGGCGCGCTGCTGCCCGTGCCGCCCGGCCGCGACAACCTGCTGCACgcgctgctgctgctgctggcGGCCGCGGCGCGCGAGAGCCCGCCGGCGCTGGGCCGCGCGCACCTCGGCCCCGCCGGCCTCAACATGCTGTGGATCATCGGCCGCTGAGCGCGCCGGCCGCCCCCGCTCGCGAACGCTCCGCCGCAATGTTTGAACACGACGAGCCCCGGCCTAGGATAGACCGACGAACGGGGATAAAGACTCAAAATCGTATTATTAAGTTGTTTTGCATgcagaagattaaaaaaattaaaaaaatatatataatagtcgtaaccctaataaatttatacgtgacatcgcaccggaacagaTCAGAGATaactcaaaaattataaatcccgACAAACCGACCCGGTACTTCCGGTTGCGCCAGAGAGATCGTCAAAAATTCAATCCTTGCAATGAAAgccttaaaataattttatatggtttgataattgatttatttactaaacttaatttataataactggcTAAACCTTATGACATAAATAGCAAGCAAATAATAGCAAGTAAAACAATAAACACAGTCTCCCTAATGAACTGAATTCAACCGGTTGTTCAGCGACTAGAGCGCGCCACGCCCCACCTCGCCTCCGAGCGTCGGTGCGGTGCCGTATGCAGCATACGATTCCAAGTCGGTTTCGACGTGAGAGCCGACATCGCGGCGTCCGTGACACGCCGCGGCAGCTGGCCCTTCGGCCGGTACTGCGGGCGGACCCACGGACGCATCAGCTTTGGACACGTTGAAATACAGTTTGTTCAGCTGGCTCCTTGACTTAGCTGATTGACTGCATCTATATAACGTTGCAGTCTTTCGTGATCTGAAATGTCTCCCATTTCcttaacacataaaaagtaactaggtttaattttaatgtaatatactCATCTCCAATCTCTCTTGCAACTtgtggtttgtaagaaagtacgtttCAATGACTCTCGTCGATAAAACTGGTTGTTCGTTTGACTTTCCTTTTCCTTATAAACAATTACTTCTTCTCATAGTTAGGTGTAAGAGAACAGAATCACCTTTCAAACTTCTACCAACTTTACTCTGTGCTTGTTTTTCCCACCAACACTTTATTCCCCCTTTTTCCCaccactgacattgacatttctCCTACTAAGACCTACAGTTTTCGTTTAGGAATCGGGAATACGGGATTTCTTGGATCCTCACTGATTATTAgtgctgtttattacaattattttgtgatattttatttatttatttttattccaaatgttagtctatattatattaaaagtcaacatctcctgaagatgatCCGGttccgaaacgtgcgtagatgatAATTTGCCGaagttctgtttggtgtagaagcaaaagattgaaaaaattataaattagaccacacagatactcctgcttttcgcagagaaCAGCAAATCTATATCTAGATCGTCAGCAAACAACAGGCGTGTCGACTGAAAAACCACCTCCGGTAGGTCGTTAACCGTTAAAATAAATTGGAGGGCTCCTAAGTTCCTGCCCTGACTGACGCCCGATCTAGTGAAGTAAGGCTCCGACCGATGTCCATATTCTATCTCGTTGATAGCTGGCGTAGATGGTCAGCTATCTTTGTGTTCTACTATAATAATGACAACGTAATAACCCAGTATtctacgtaaaataatagtaggttcatttaaaataaatttacatattataaaacaaagtcccccGCCGCTTATGTGTCTGATTTCagtgtattttattatgattttctgtaaattggctgcaatataacgatgtttgttaaagatgtcataccgactagGTGCTTAACTGGTGTACGCCGCAAAAATGATTCgtaatgcataaaaataatgcactacatgtttaaagtaaacattattacctacaagaggctatatgtctaactttaagtcacaataaccgtTATGTTacaatttgtcaatcaaaacacgggtacaatctaaaGATGGGGACATACCTATCATGatttaatccttatccaaataaagagtcttataattaaaattgagcATGTACCTGCAAGTTCctgtttaaattattcaaactgTACCTATCACTAAGAAATGCtataagcaagaaaaatgccgctCGTCCGCGTATTATAtactttggaaataaaactggacccggtaggtggcgctgcaatttggtttttggtattttaagatattaaaaccgataataattgattttatgCGAACGAaattgcgcgggtcagctagtctacAATAATATCGTATTTTTGCCTAGGCTtaggcaaaaataaacttatactcTCACGCGCCTGACAGCTATTGATGACACACAAGTGTTTTGTGTTACCTAATTTACAACAGTTGAATTCAAGTTACAATTAGcaaatatttaagttataattaaaataattacatgtaaaaatatgtctttttttttttaataatctaaacAATATTGGATCCAGCTTGATGGGATACTACTAACTTTATAGTAAAGATTGCACAGCAGATAGCAATGCCTGTTGCTTGCACACTTAAGAAGCTTGTGTCCAAAGGTTTCTATTAAATGTAATTAACTCATTGTAGTTGGCTAATAGTAGCTTACTAGGAttccataattttataataatttttaccaGTAGAGCTTGATGACTATGCTCTTCGTAATATATCCTTTATTGCTACAAGAGAACCAGCTAGATATATTGTAGTCTCAGTGAACGAAAACGTTGTTTTCTTTGTGTGGTCTATTATGGGACTAGATTATAggcaacataaaaaaattaaatatgtgtGGCCATTTATACATTTAGATATATAATCTAAAAATCATTTTCTACAGCTAAGTTGGTTCACTCATTCATAAACAAATGACCAAGAGAACACATTTTCAgcacatatatacttatactaatattataaagaggtaacaTTGTAAGTCCGTTGATTTGTGACACTGTTGGGGTAATCTCTAAATCTACTgaacctatttaaaaaattcttacaCCATTATGAAGCCACATTATTTGTGAGTGTCGGCTATATATTTACCTGAAACTGAAAAGGTAGTTGGATTTCCAAAGTAAGTCTGAGAAAAACGGTTCAACGAATGCTGCCTTAACAATGAGATATATGATAGAAAAGTTGTAGAGTCGAAAAAAAGTCTGCAATAGCATATGTACAACTAttgtttaagtaacaaaaagaagtttttcatatttaaaaaattattaaaaccaggtaatattataaattcttatcaaattactgtatattattatttttacaagtaGACTTAACAAACTAGACATAAATTCTATTTTCAACCTTTCAACTTCCGACCGAACAGTATCAGGTTCCAAGCagtcaattataaaaattgttgcAATGTAACTGagaattaaaatgaacattGCGATATTCAGAGTCCATCCTTAAATGTTTCTATAAAATATCACTGTGGATAGTATCAATCATCGGAAACAAAGTCACTGTAGTGTTCGGAGCCGTCGGTGggagcggcggcggcggcgcgcaCCGCGGCCGCGTCGTCCACGTGCTGGCGCAGCGCGGCCTCCAGCGCGTCCGCGAAGAGCGCCGCGTCCGGCCGCGCGCCCCGCGCTCCGTGCAGCGCCACCGCCAGGAACGGCAGGCGCCGCAGCGCGCGCCCCGACAgacgcgccgccgccgccgcgcgcgCCACGCGCCACAACCGCGCGCCCACCGGCCCCGCGCTCGCGCTAGCCGGACCCGCGCCCGAGCCCGGCGCcagcggcggcggcgcggcgcccgCGCGCAACACTCCGCGCGCCGCCAGCTCGTTGCAGCAGCCACGCAGGATGCTGTAGGCGGCGCGCGCCGACGGCGGGCCCACCAGGCGCTTCACGTCGGCGCGATCCACAAAGGCCACGTCTATGGCGCCCGTTACGTTGGACGTGGCCAGCACTAGCACGTTGGGCAGGCGCCGCAGCCGGTCCAGCTGCGCGAGCACGGCGTTGACGGCGCGCAGCGCGTCCGACGGCTCCAGACCACCCaacgcggcgcggcgggcggccGCCAGCGACTCTACCTCGTCCACCAGCACCACGGCCAGCAGACGCCGGTCGTCCGCCAGCTCGGCGATTCGCGCGAACACGCGCGCTACCAGCTTGCCGCTCTCGGAGAACCACTTTGAGAACAGGCCGTGCGCGTTGATCTCGAGTAGGCGCGTGCGCGGAAAGCGCGCGGCCAGGCGCACGGACAGCTTCTGCGCCAGGGCGCGGCACAGGCTGGTCTTGCCGGTGCCCGTGGGCCCGTGGAACAACGCCACGCGGTTCACGCCAACCGCGTTGGGGTCCACGCCGCGCGCCGCAAACTCGAAGGCGGCCTCGGCGTAGCGCAGCGCATCACGCTTGAGGTGCGAGTCATACAGCAGGCTCTCCCACAGGCCGTGGAAGTCCTCGTGCGGCAGCGCCCACACCGTGGCGGCCGGCAGCGGCTCGCCCGCGTCTGCCAGGCAGTCGCTCTCGGCGGCCAGCGAGTCCAGGCGGAACACATGCAGCTCGAGCGCCGCCTCGGCCGCGGCCAGCTCGGCCTCATGTTCCGCGTCGCAGAAGCTGATGCACTGCACGTGATCGTTGATTTCCCCGGCGTCTTCGAGTTCCTTGGATAGCGTCACACCCGGCGTTATAGAAGCAAAATTTGCCAAATAGGAATGAACTAATTCTTTTATAAAGTCCTTATTTGCGCGGCTAGATCTCTTTTGCACGATTTCAACGTGGAGAGGAACGCTCATGATGATTATCGAGTTTATAATATTCTACAAATATCATCtaacttgtaaaaaataatacaacttttaaaactaatataaattttaatacaaaaattcgtttatttcgaCACTGCTTTGAATTATgatagttgacacttgacattttcttttttttttgaaaggcaAAGATCATTTACTATACAGCCTGTTTTGAATACTTACTATATTTCTTTACTTCCCCTACTCGTTGTAGTCTTACAAATTTTGACTTCTTACTTTTAATGTGTAAGCGGACTATGAACTTgtgtttaaaagttataattcaCTTACCGGCTCTGGTTTCTAGTATTTTTGCTCATAAGGTGCGAGGATTTGTTTTTGAATGCAAAactaagaaatatataaacactacgttgtttcttattttttcattttcttagaATTTTTTCTTCGATTtctctttaatattaattagattTCAATTCTTGTTCATGGCTTTCGATTTAATccttaatgtataaaatatccACATAAACCAAATGACACATGTAATTTGGTTTATGTTGATATTTTATCCCTGGCGTTCTTCTGacgcaattataaaaataaccatGAATTGTAAGTTCATTTTTCATGttgaataaaactatttaccTACTGTTGGTCCCACGTCTTCATCAACGGCTCAACTTTTCCTTTGCCTTCCTTTAAGTCGTTtactatagttatttatttatacaatacgTAGTGTTTTATTTCCTAGAAAATGTTCTTTCACTTGGAAACTTATGTACGTGTTAGGAAATTACAGCATTTTATCTATGATCAatccgatgattatattaaataaatcaacaaaCCAGAGTTTGTATATTCAGTGTTTCGAAAATAGAACAATGTCCTTTACTAGACTACCAAGAAAAGTATATGATCTATGGCAAATACGCGAGTTTGCCAAAATCGTTTGGCGGGAAAGTAAATTTAGCaaggattttaattaattaattgaagggagattaagtaaagtaaggTAAGAGAATCATGTTCATGACCgtgttacaaattgggaatagatgatcaTTCATTAATAATGGACCAAGGTaattaacgaaatattgttgtggcggaacaagagtcgtatatactggtgatggagttgtttaAAGTTGCATAAGATAATTATAtctctaatatatatatatatatagtattattttatacagatagtaTATCTAGCAGAGATAGCTCTATCCAACCAACATGTTCCGAAAGTCCTGGTGTTATAAGTGATTAGAAGTTGAAGTTGATGTTTGACCTATCTTTTGTCTTGTACCTAAgagcctagcgttataacatatgaaaatgttgtaattgtgtttataatatgtataataagagataataagtgattttttttgttttgacttcttgttgttgttttgtttgaTATTAGAAGAGAAGACTGGTTATTTCATTTGTTATTTGACTGATACATCCGTCACAGATACGTCAAAAAATGTGTAACGCATTAAagtcaaagatggccgccgagCCAAATTGTCAATTTACCAATATGGGCGACATTTTCAACGTGTACCGGGTGGCCTAGAacacatttttaatttgtaaagttTCGTACCCTCGCACACAAGGTTCCATATAATCGTAGAATCCTTACCTATACCCTACGTGTGCGAGTCATACTTGCACTTAATCAGTTTTCATCATTTGTTGAAATATCGACAATTTTAAGACATACCTAAAAATTGTGCAAACTTCATCTTTGTACCTATTGCAGTTCATAATATGTGACATACGGACGGACACGAAACGCACTTTcattaatttttgttaaaacggcaagagataaaaaaaattaaaccctcTACCTTTTACAGTTCATGAGCTACAGCCCGTTGACAGACGGACGAACTCGACTCGCACTTGACTACtacttttcattatattttattaaagctatAATAGATTATTGATATACATGCGATTTGGAAATTTCTACCAACTTTagggttcatgagatacagctcGAAGACAGTCTGACGAACGTACGGCTGCGGAGTTATAgtcaataaataactaattttaatcaaaatactttaatatggcCAAGTATTCATGGCAAAATTTTCCTTTCATCATCAGATTCTGAgtctaaaaaactattttaaagatATTGCAACTTCAAAGACACAATAATAAAAtggcaaatataaaaaactatgatacgtaaaaataatatttattataaagtatcAAAGGTTGGTTTCCTAATTTTAATGCAACTGGTGCGTGAGTGAGTACCGCATATATGTTTTGATACCTATCTATTTCGAAAACTCATCCTTAAGATTTTTCGCAAATTAACTAGGTATGTGTTTGAGTGGGTTCCTATAGTccatattattaaatgaaagtGGACCCGGCAGGTGACGCTGCAATTAGGTTATTTGTAgggttaggtttttttaagatataaaaacaggttataaccgatttggtgcaggtTACAAGatttcttacttattttttatttatactcttattTGCTCACCAGTTAGTTAGAAACAAAAGAAGtatagaaaaacaaacacaagCAGAATTCAAAATGCAGCCATATCGCTTAGAAccaccttaggattaggaaaacaagAGGAACAGAAGTAGGCAGtgcataagaaaaaaaattacataaaaataactacatactaatacttgaccGTAAGTCTTGGTGAAGTCCatcaatacgcactgggccggcatggtggactacagcctatgtaataattattacattatgtattattttattttatatatatatatatatcataccataaatgataaacataaataaccgTATA encodes the following:
- the LOC120633481 gene encoding transmembrane protein 209-like, with amino-acid sequence MSLSPNSKLVQRTIELNYTNKKRSTSVKWIVVNAVFLLIFVYDLSCKCPGYTSLLHYVELVCAGVLAANLLQYAVRLAPSGAPKLPLSPEQQKLLGLSNTDLDSSFVLTERAGLSRSADDDGSADELALWPRRAAAPGRPSQSPPPPYTPRRASQSPPPATDADALTEYLERCAAGGGPAPVYQLAPAYRPETAFPPAAADSGSCTSARADGAAARPALDGARLAQCTLNLRVWLQLTLLAPLARELRAADAALARLALCEPGALLAGRVPAPRLRALLREPALAGLRPYAERAAEPAALRRVAELARGGCLSAYRWADDAELLLALLAAYLDAQLAGARAFSDRYLADAAAPARRLALLRVRARPPHFALAWRGALLPVPPGRDNLLHALLLLLAAAARESPPALGRAHLGPAGLNMLWIIGR
- the LOC120633059 gene encoding pachytene checkpoint protein 2 homolog — translated: MSVPLHVEIVQKRSSRANKDFIKELVHSYLANFASITPGVTLSKELEDAGEINDHVQCISFCDAEHEAELAAAEAALELHVFRLDSLAAESDCLADAGEPLPAATVWALPHEDFHGLWESLLYDSHLKRDALRYAEAAFEFAARGVDPNAVGVNRVALFHGPTGTGKTSLCRALAQKLSVRLAARFPRTRLLEINAHGLFSKWFSESGKLVARVFARIAELADDRRLLAVVLVDEVESLAAARRAALGGLEPSDALRAVNAVLAQLDRLRRLPNVLVLATSNVTGAIDVAFVDRADVKRLVGPPSARAAYSILRGCCNELAARGVLRAGAAPPPLAPGSGAGPASASAGPVGARLWRVARAAAAARLSGRALRRLPFLAVALHGARGARPDAALFADALEAALRQHVDDAAAVRAAAAAPTDGSEHYSDFVSDD